From Methanosarcina lacustris Z-7289, one genomic window encodes:
- a CDS encoding RNA-guided endonuclease InsQ/TnpB family protein: MLKVFHYRLYPTKAQKKELNKTLELCRWTYNETLAIRKNAWESEQKRISYYDSKKMIPIWKKDKPELKEVHSQVLQEVVKRVDLAFQAFFRRVKSGEKPGYPRFKGYDRYDSITYTQSGFSLDFNMLSLSKIGDIKIKLHRPVEGEIKRLNVRKMPTGKWFASFLVETELPLILQKTGLSIGVDVGISSFLTLSDGQHVPNPRFFVNEEKNLAKAQRKLSKAEKGTALRKKALKVVQHVHERITNKRNDFAQKVSLNLVKAYDLITFEDLNVKGMIQNHCLAKHIADVAWNQLITLTTYKAEWAGKHVELVNPYNTSQMCSGCGQIVQKDLSERIHNCPFCGLILDRDHNAAINILRLGLQSLRIPDRCPSFQ; encoded by the coding sequence ATGTTAAAAGTGTTTCATTATAGATTATATCCAACAAAAGCTCAGAAAAAAGAACTTAATAAGACGCTTGAGCTTTGTAGATGGACTTATAATGAAACTCTAGCAATAAGAAAGAATGCATGGGAATCCGAACAAAAGAGAATCAGCTATTATGATTCTAAGAAGATGATCCCGATCTGGAAAAAAGATAAACCAGAATTAAAAGAGGTTCATTCTCAGGTATTACAAGAGGTAGTTAAGCGAGTTGATCTTGCTTTTCAAGCATTTTTCCGTAGAGTCAAATCAGGAGAAAAACCGGGTTATCCTAGATTTAAAGGGTACGATAGATATGATAGTATTACTTACACTCAATCAGGTTTCTCTCTGGATTTCAATATGCTGTCGCTATCAAAAATAGGTGACATTAAGATTAAGTTGCACAGACCAGTAGAAGGAGAAATTAAAAGGCTTAATGTTCGTAAGATGCCTACTGGTAAGTGGTTTGCTTCATTTTTGGTAGAAACTGAATTACCATTAATATTACAAAAAACAGGATTATCTATCGGAGTAGATGTTGGAATCAGTAGTTTCTTAACACTTTCAGATGGTCAACATGTACCAAATCCTAGATTTTTTGTAAATGAAGAGAAGAATCTAGCAAAAGCTCAACGTAAATTATCAAAAGCAGAAAAGGGAACTGCATTACGAAAGAAAGCTTTAAAGGTAGTTCAACATGTTCACGAAAGAATCACAAACAAGAGAAACGATTTTGCTCAAAAAGTAAGTCTCAATCTGGTTAAAGCTTATGATTTAATTACCTTTGAAGATTTAAATGTTAAAGGAATGATTCAAAACCACTGTCTAGCAAAACATATAGCTGATGTAGCATGGAATCAATTGATAACACTCACGACTTACAAGGCAGAATGGGCTGGTAAACATGTGGAGCTTGTCAATCCATATAATACATCACAGATGTGTTCAGGTTGTGGTCAAATAGTGCAAAAGGATCTCTCCGAAAGAATCCATAATTGTCCCTTTTGTGGATTAATTCTTGATAGAGATCATAACGCCGCTATTAACATTTTGAGATTGGGATTACAATCTCTTCGGATACCCGATAGATGCCCGTCATTTCAATGA
- a CDS encoding AAA family ATPase, translating into MNRPFMYGKPVAKPYFVDRENEFGVLLAEIGNLKDGTCMNLAVLGPRRVGKTSLIKNVILELESEEKVIPVFIDCLSMPSIRRFSSVFVENAKKGYVEKTNDGAYLTKLNEYLKKSASEILLKFSQLDISIASYISIKLSMEDPKAEEAILFENALNYPEELAKSKDVYFVVFLDEFAELAEKERDEFLKLLRTVIQQQTRVMYIFSSSAMTYMNDMVYHNKSPFYRQLKPVFIGPIPEDCARNFIKERFSLASYSIGEKALDAMLQKSNCLPDYLQRLGDALLDTAKNNPINETDVFLAYEEIFVTLDPTFSLVFARLGENSKIYSDIVISTARFAKPSLIARDAGIPPGSLYYYMPYLINLGLIKKIEPGQYCLTDPIFKDWIIRKFQLEN; encoded by the coding sequence ATGAACAGGCCCTTTATGTATGGAAAACCTGTAGCAAAACCCTATTTTGTGGATAGGGAAAATGAATTCGGGGTGCTGCTGGCTGAAATAGGGAATCTTAAGGACGGGACGTGCATGAACCTTGCCGTCCTCGGCCCGAGGAGAGTGGGTAAGACTTCCCTCATAAAGAATGTAATTCTGGAACTTGAAAGCGAAGAAAAGGTAATCCCGGTTTTCATTGACTGCCTTTCGATGCCTTCCATAAGGCGTTTTTCCAGTGTTTTTGTGGAGAATGCCAAAAAAGGGTATGTTGAAAAAACCAATGACGGAGCATATCTCACAAAGCTTAATGAATATCTGAAAAAAAGCGCTTCAGAGATTCTTTTAAAATTCTCCCAGCTGGACATCTCTATTGCTTCCTATATCTCGATAAAGTTAAGCATGGAAGACCCTAAAGCCGAAGAAGCTATACTCTTTGAAAATGCCCTGAATTACCCTGAAGAACTTGCAAAGAGTAAGGATGTATATTTTGTCGTATTCCTGGACGAATTTGCCGAGCTTGCGGAGAAGGAAAGAGACGAATTTTTAAAACTCCTGAGGACGGTTATCCAGCAGCAAACAAGGGTTATGTATATCTTTTCAAGCTCTGCCATGACCTATATGAATGACATGGTATACCATAACAAAAGCCCTTTTTATAGGCAGTTGAAACCTGTTTTTATAGGACCTATTCCCGAGGATTGTGCCCGGAATTTTATAAAAGAACGGTTTTCCCTTGCCAGCTACTCTATAGGGGAAAAAGCTCTGGATGCAATGCTGCAAAAAAGCAATTGTTTGCCGGATTACCTCCAGCGCCTGGGAGATGCCCTGCTTGACACTGCAAAAAACAACCCTATAAATGAAACCGATGTCTTTCTGGCCTACGAAGAAATTTTTGTAACCCTTGACCCCACCTTTTCCCTGGTCTTTGCAAGGCTGGGAGAGAATTCAAAAATATATTCCGACATCGTAATCTCAACCGCCAGGTTCGCCAAACCTTCCCTGATTGCAAGAGATGCCGGAATTCCTCCGGGTTCCCTGTACTATTACATGCCCTACCTGATCAACCTGGGACTTATTAAAAAAATAGAGCCAGGCCAATACTGCCTGACTGATCCTATTTTCAAAGACTGGATAATCAGGAAGTTTCAGCTGGAAAATTGA
- a CDS encoding nucleotidyltransferase family protein, translated as MKLQDPHEVEIYIKKLQEMLPELKKKYPIKYMGVFGSYIRGEQSPSSDLDILVEFNGSITLLGYARLENELSDKLGIKVDLVSKTALKPRIGKHVLSEVVEV; from the coding sequence ATGAAACTGCAGGACCCGCACGAAGTTGAAATATACATCAAAAAACTGCAGGAAATGCTTCCGGAATTGAAGAAGAAGTACCCTATCAAATATATGGGAGTTTTTGGGTCATACATCCGGGGAGAGCAGAGCCCATCAAGCGATCTGGACATCCTGGTGGAATTCAACGGGTCCATCACACTGCTGGGTTATGCCAGGCTTGAGAATGAATTATCGGATAAGCTTGGGATCAAGGTCGATCTTGTATCAAAAACTGCCCTGAAACCCAGAATCGGCAAACACGTTCTTTCAGAGGTGGTTGAAGTATGA
- the wecB gene encoding non-hydrolyzing UDP-N-acetylglucosamine 2-epimerase, translating to MKIAIILGTRPEIIKMSPIIRECEKQGIEYYILHTGQHYSYEMDKIFFEQLKLPQAKYNLDVGSGLHGKQTAKMLARIEEILIKDRPDVVLVQGDTNTVLAGALAASKLLIKIGHVEAGLRSFDRTMPEETNRIIADHISDYLFAPTETSRKYLLNEGIPEEKIFVTGNTIVDAAYQNLEISKNGADILEELGLTEKEYFAATAHRAENVDSKERLGGILSGFSQIYNEFGLPIIFPAHPRTVKMIGEFGFEVPEGTRLIEPLGYLEFLQLESGARLILTDSGGVQEESCILKVPCVTLRDNTERPETVDVGANLIAGCGEKMIICARQMMESKPEWENPYGNGNAAELTLGKLQ from the coding sequence ATGAAGATTGCAATTATTCTCGGCACAAGGCCTGAAATTATAAAAATGAGCCCTATAATCAGAGAATGTGAGAAACAGGGCATAGAGTATTATATACTGCATACAGGCCAGCACTACAGCTACGAGATGGATAAAATCTTTTTTGAGCAGCTGAAACTCCCGCAGGCAAAGTACAATCTCGATGTTGGATCCGGTCTCCACGGCAAACAGACAGCAAAGATGCTCGCCAGAATCGAAGAAATCCTGATAAAAGACAGACCCGACGTTGTCCTGGTCCAGGGAGATACAAATACCGTCCTTGCAGGCGCCCTTGCAGCATCCAAACTCCTGATAAAAATAGGCCATGTTGAGGCAGGTCTAAGGTCCTTTGATCGGACAATGCCCGAAGAAACCAACAGGATAATTGCGGACCATATTTCAGATTATCTCTTTGCTCCAACTGAGACCTCAAGAAAGTATCTGTTAAACGAAGGCATCCCCGAAGAAAAAATCTTCGTTACAGGAAATACGATTGTGGATGCAGCTTACCAGAACCTTGAGATCTCTAAAAACGGAGCCGATATCCTTGAAGAACTCGGCTTAACCGAAAAAGAATACTTTGCAGCCACAGCCCACCGCGCAGAAAACGTGGACAGCAAAGAACGTCTCGGTGGAATTCTTTCCGGTTTTTCTCAGATTTACAACGAATTTGGCCTCCCAATTATCTTTCCAGCCCATCCCAGGACCGTGAAAATGATCGGAGAATTTGGCTTTGAAGTGCCTGAAGGCACAAGGCTGATTGAACCCCTCGGTTACCTGGAATTTTTACAGCTTGAAAGCGGAGCAAGGCTTATCCTTACCGACAGCGGAGGCGTGCAGGAAGAAAGCTGCATCCTTAAAGTCCCCTGCGTTACGCTTCGGGACAACACCGAAAGGCCGGAAACAGTAGATGTGGGTGCAAATTTGATTGCAGGATGTGGGGAGAAGATGATTATCTGTGCCCGGCAGATGATGGAATCAAAACCCGAGTGGGAAAACCCCTACGGAAACGGAAATGCTGCAGAGCTGACCCTCGGGAAATTACAGTAA
- a CDS encoding nucleotide sugar dehydrogenase, translating into MSKICVLGQGYIGLPTALLFANNGHEVVGIDVNKRVVDTLKAGKMPFEEKGFQELLDGAIAKNAFRAKSLAEEANVYLVAVPTPFDSEMRMADLKYVISACEMIVPHLRKGNLVIIESTIPPQTCDKQVKQILEKSTLKMCEDFYVSHCPERAIPGNTLHEMVYNDRVIGGVDEKSTQLTADLYSSFVKGNLHLTTSTTAEMIKLMENTFRDVNIALANEFAQIADDYGIDVWKAIEIANKHPRVNILKPGPGVGGHCIAIDPWFLTENANNSSLIMMSRQINDSMPQYVLKMVKEMLAGIEDPTITVFGVAYKGDIADTRATPAKKFIKLAEKEGYKVKIYDPFVKEWCYPIMGLEKAVEGSDCIVVLTDHSEFREMDPRAFFEGMSNLNVFDTRDVINIKVWNKAKFNVKTIGKN; encoded by the coding sequence ATGTCAAAAATTTGCGTACTCGGCCAGGGATACATTGGCCTCCCTACTGCTCTTCTTTTTGCGAACAACGGCCATGAAGTCGTGGGCATTGATGTAAACAAGCGTGTTGTGGACACCCTCAAAGCAGGCAAAATGCCCTTTGAAGAAAAAGGCTTTCAAGAACTGCTGGACGGAGCCATTGCCAAAAATGCCTTCAGAGCCAAATCCCTTGCCGAAGAAGCCAACGTTTATCTCGTAGCCGTCCCAACCCCCTTTGACTCCGAGATGCGGATGGCAGATCTCAAATACGTGATCTCAGCCTGCGAGATGATCGTCCCCCACCTGAGAAAAGGCAACCTCGTAATCATCGAGTCCACAATTCCACCCCAAACCTGTGACAAACAGGTAAAACAAATCCTGGAAAAGTCCACCCTTAAAATGTGCGAGGACTTCTACGTCTCCCACTGCCCCGAAAGAGCAATCCCAGGCAACACCCTCCATGAAATGGTCTACAACGACCGCGTTATCGGCGGTGTAGACGAAAAGTCCACCCAGCTTACAGCCGACCTTTATTCTTCTTTCGTGAAAGGCAACCTCCACCTCACAACCAGCACAACCGCCGAAATGATCAAACTGATGGAAAACACCTTCCGTGACGTCAATATCGCCCTTGCCAACGAGTTCGCCCAGATAGCCGACGACTACGGCATAGACGTCTGGAAAGCCATAGAAATCGCAAACAAGCACCCCCGCGTAAACATCTTAAAACCCGGCCCCGGCGTAGGCGGACACTGCATAGCCATAGACCCCTGGTTCCTGACCGAAAACGCGAACAACAGCAGCCTGATCATGATGTCCAGGCAGATCAACGACTCAATGCCCCAGTATGTCCTGAAGATGGTCAAGGAAATGCTTGCAGGCATTGAAGATCCGACTATTACCGTGTTTGGAGTTGCGTATAAGGGAGATATTGCGGATACGAGGGCTACTCCGGCAAAGAAGTTTATCAAACTTGCAGAGAAGGAAGGGTACAAGGTTAAGATTTATGATCCTTTTGTGAAGGAGTGGTGTTATCCTATTATGGGATTGGAAAAGGCTGTTGAGGGGAGTGATTGTATAGTGGTTTTGACGGATCATTCGGAATTTAGGGAAATGGACCCAAGAGCATTTTTTGAAGGAATGTCAAATTTGAATGTTTTTGATACAAGAGATGTCATTAATATAAAAGTATGGAATAAAGCTAAATTTAATGTAAAAACGATTGGAAAAAATTGA
- a CDS encoding class I SAM-dependent methyltransferase — MDKWTLVYLLKNCLPTDHCKQTNAMNLVRNWWKNDINNVADLGCGKGDSFNLFSSLNAKIKWIGLDIPSSPEVEGRTRSRELNFIEYDGINIPFDDESFDMIFCRQVLEHVHYPNELLREVARVLKNDGLFIGSVSQLEPFHSCSVLNWTPYGIKLIFEDAGLEVFELRSGIDGLTLCLRFLLKGRVSVITKVFNKYFDNESPLNRFIEIYSKFRGRTVAEINAEKLKTAGHICFVAGKLCSKSEYH, encoded by the coding sequence ATGGACAAATGGACTCTTGTATATTTATTGAAAAATTGTCTGCCAACAGATCATTGCAAACAAACAAATGCAATGAATTTGGTAAGGAATTGGTGGAAAAATGATATAAATAATGTTGCTGATCTTGGATGTGGGAAGGGGGACTCATTCAATTTATTTAGTTCACTCAACGCAAAAATAAAGTGGATAGGGTTAGATATTCCAAGTTCTCCAGAAGTTGAAGGAAGAACACGTTCCCGAGAGCTTAATTTTATAGAATATGACGGTATAAATATTCCTTTTGATGATGAATCATTTGATATGATATTTTGTCGTCAGGTACTTGAACATGTTCACTATCCAAATGAACTACTGAGGGAAGTTGCAAGGGTACTAAAGAATGATGGATTGTTTATAGGTTCGGTATCTCAACTTGAACCTTTCCATTCATGTAGTGTTTTAAATTGGACACCTTATGGAATCAAGTTAATTTTTGAAGATGCTGGTCTGGAGGTTTTTGAGTTGCGCTCGGGTATCGATGGCTTAACCCTTTGTTTAAGATTTTTACTCAAAGGTAGAGTATCAGTTATAACGAAAGTATTTAACAAATATTTTGATAATGAGTCCCCTTTGAATCGTTTTATTGAAATATATAGTAAATTTAGAGGTCGAACAGTAGCTGAAATAAATGCAGAAAAATTGAAAACTGCAGGTCATATATGTTTTGTTGCTGGGAAGCTATGTTCTAAGTCTGAATATCATTGA
- a CDS encoding oligosaccharide flippase family protein: MTIEQKTIGCVAQFIHIGTHATTLVILARLLLPEDFGLLGMALIFMELVAIFNDKGIGSAIVKKQTGWYDK, from the coding sequence ATGACTATCGAACAAAAAACAATCGGTTGTGTGGCCCAGTTCATCCATATAGGCACACATGCCACGACACTAGTTATTTTAGCCAGATTATTATTGCCAGAAGACTTTGGCCTTTTAGGCATGGCACTTATCTTCATGGAATTGGTGGCTATATTCAATGATAAGGGAATAGGTTCTGCCATAGTGAAAAAACAAACTGGGTGGTATGATAAATGA
- a CDS encoding MOP flippase family protein, translating into MSLMKSATRGVFWSGISQFSTQMYQFIVIIVLARLLYPEDFGIIGMAVIFTGLVQTINELGLSAAIIQKKNINDNHLSTSFWISLGLGISLFITTVIISPYIADFFKNELVGPVVSVLSIGFIFGSCSVVHRSLLQKNIEFKKIAITEIVASVMSGSLSIILALFGFGVWSLVFGTILSNFTRSVLLWKVCTWRPSMTFDLTSFKELFSFGAHVMGSRFLNYIDSNIDYLLIGKFLSATALGHYTLAYQLSTFPLTRISSIITSVTFPTFSIIQDDNDTLRYAYLKVIKYISTITFPLLAGLIMVAPDFIPIAFGEKWAPMIVPLQILCVAGALKSVGTTVGSILLSKGRSDIQFKWNVFTAIVLPIAILIGIRYGITGVAMAITMMSFLLCLIIQSIANNLINLNFSDYFKALYPATIGSILVIISLLIYQKLSIYNHLDIFSLTSSIIIGVLVYMLVMRIMAKDLFIEIKVLITDMRK; encoded by the coding sequence ATGAGTTTAATGAAATCTGCCACACGTGGCGTATTCTGGTCTGGTATTTCCCAGTTTTCAACTCAAATGTACCAATTTATAGTAATAATTGTACTTGCTCGCTTACTTTACCCAGAAGACTTTGGTATTATTGGAATGGCAGTAATCTTCACAGGGTTAGTACAAACTATTAATGAATTGGGTTTGAGCGCTGCAATAATACAGAAGAAAAATATAAATGACAATCACCTATCAACATCATTTTGGATAAGTCTTGGATTGGGTATAAGTTTATTCATAACAACAGTAATTATCTCACCATATATAGCGGATTTTTTCAAAAATGAACTTGTTGGACCTGTAGTAAGCGTTTTGTCAATAGGTTTTATATTTGGATCATGTAGTGTTGTACATAGATCATTACTACAAAAGAATATTGAGTTCAAAAAAATAGCAATTACTGAAATTGTTGCATCAGTAATGTCTGGCTCACTTTCAATAATTTTAGCACTGTTTGGATTTGGTGTATGGAGCCTTGTTTTTGGAACAATTCTAAGTAACTTTACTCGTTCGGTGTTATTATGGAAGGTATGCACATGGCGACCATCGATGACATTCGATTTAACAAGTTTCAAAGAATTGTTCAGCTTCGGAGCACATGTAATGGGCTCTCGCTTTCTTAATTATATTGATTCAAATATCGATTATCTCTTAATAGGAAAATTTTTGAGTGCAACAGCTTTGGGTCATTATACTCTTGCATATCAATTATCAACGTTCCCCCTCACAAGGATATCTAGCATTATTACAAGCGTTACTTTTCCCACATTTTCAATCATTCAGGATGATAACGATACGTTAAGATACGCATATCTCAAAGTGATTAAGTATATTTCGACAATCACTTTTCCTTTGCTGGCTGGATTGATTATGGTTGCTCCAGACTTTATTCCAATAGCATTTGGGGAAAAATGGGCACCTATGATAGTGCCATTACAAATTCTATGTGTAGCCGGAGCACTAAAATCGGTTGGGACAACAGTAGGTTCTATATTATTAAGTAAAGGCCGTTCGGATATTCAGTTCAAATGGAATGTATTTACAGCAATTGTGTTACCTATAGCTATTTTAATAGGAATAAGGTATGGTATCACAGGGGTTGCGATGGCAATAACTATGATGTCATTTTTACTATGTTTAATTATTCAGAGTATTGCAAATAATTTAATTAATTTGAATTTTTCTGATTACTTTAAAGCATTATACCCTGCAACAATCGGTTCGATACTTGTAATAATTTCTCTATTGATATATCAAAAATTAAGTATATACAATCATTTAGACATATTTTCGCTGACAAGTTCAATAATTATAGGAGTTCTCGTGTACATGCTTGTAATGCGAATAATGGCAAAAGACCTTTTTATAGAGATTAAAGTTTTAATTACTGATATGAGAAAATAA
- a CDS encoding asparagine synthetase B family protein — MPGLTGIIKEQGNTPDIEQLLPKMCEIIKYEDWYKTDTFLDKTIGMGRVSLGILNPETQPIFNENKNLCIMMEGEIYDYRDLKEDLISKGHTFLVNNDPEFILHFYEEYKSDFAEKVKELNGIFLFAIYDCNSHELIICNDRYGLKPLYLCKRDNYLLFSSEIKAILQDQSIKREVNLEAMTEFFSFGYVLGDKTLMEGIKLLPPASVFTYSNAKSEIKKYWSWNEIKKIDVINEEKIVDELGRLWLQAVERRMQGNGKIGAFLSGGLDSRAIVSAIDSKYLPIHTLTFGKKDCDDYTIAKRVSETLKTKHHFVEITAERWFSGIEKTVWITEGFLNVIHQHTWDAVDRMKENSDINLNGFAGDLVVGGSYLSKDFVNIKNIEDYLNNVFLKMNKGYIGSTCGKEIYNSHMSEILCTSSRNSIEKWIKQEIKTSQDSDYFFLNNRVRRFTIMGTVSAQTKLENRKPFYDNDFIEFVYSLPNELRSNSYIYNKMLIKFFPATFKFIPWQKTGMPISAPKNIAKGYRLYRGCKSLTNSLLRKISLSPMFKDNTNYVDYNNWMRNNKELRKYIYDTLLSEKSMNRGYFNSEFLKKLIDDHMKGKKSHAQIIGLFLTFELFNRMFIDGEKL, encoded by the coding sequence ATGCCAGGACTTACAGGAATCATTAAAGAACAAGGGAATACACCTGATATAGAACAACTACTGCCAAAAATGTGTGAAATAATAAAATATGAGGATTGGTACAAAACAGATACATTTTTAGATAAAACCATTGGCATGGGAAGGGTTAGCTTGGGGATATTAAACCCTGAGACCCAGCCAATATTCAATGAAAATAAGAATCTGTGTATAATGATGGAAGGGGAAATATATGATTACAGGGATTTAAAAGAAGATTTGATCTCAAAAGGCCACACGTTTTTGGTAAATAACGATCCAGAATTCATTCTACATTTTTATGAAGAATATAAAAGTGATTTTGCAGAAAAAGTGAAAGAGTTGAATGGCATATTCCTATTTGCAATTTATGACTGTAATAGTCATGAATTAATTATTTGCAACGATAGATATGGATTAAAGCCATTGTATTTATGTAAAAGAGATAATTATCTCCTATTTTCTTCAGAAATCAAGGCAATTTTACAAGATCAGAGTATCAAAAGAGAGGTCAATCTGGAAGCAATGACAGAATTTTTCTCATTTGGTTATGTATTGGGAGATAAAACCTTAATGGAAGGTATAAAACTCCTCCCTCCCGCATCTGTATTTACTTATTCTAACGCCAAAAGTGAAATAAAAAAGTATTGGAGTTGGAATGAAATAAAAAAAATAGATGTCATAAATGAAGAGAAAATAGTAGATGAATTAGGCAGATTGTGGTTGCAGGCAGTAGAAAGAAGAATGCAAGGAAATGGAAAAATTGGTGCTTTTTTAAGTGGAGGATTGGATTCCAGAGCAATTGTTTCTGCAATAGACTCAAAATATCTTCCTATCCATACACTAACATTTGGAAAGAAGGATTGTGATGATTATACAATAGCGAAGAGGGTTTCAGAGACATTAAAGACTAAGCACCATTTTGTAGAGATAACTGCAGAAAGATGGTTTTCAGGGATAGAAAAAACAGTTTGGATTACAGAGGGGTTTTTAAATGTAATTCATCAACATACCTGGGATGCAGTTGATAGAATGAAAGAAAATTCGGACATAAATTTGAATGGATTTGCAGGAGACCTGGTTGTTGGGGGAAGTTATCTCTCAAAAGACTTTGTGAATATAAAAAATATTGAGGACTATTTAAATAACGTTTTTTTAAAAATGAATAAGGGTTACATCGGCTCCACATGCGGAAAGGAGATCTATAATTCACATATGTCAGAGATTTTGTGTACGTCATCTCGGAATTCTATAGAGAAGTGGATCAAGCAGGAAATTAAAACTTCTCAAGATAGTGATTATTTCTTTTTGAACAACAGGGTAAGAAGGTTCACTATAATGGGCACGGTTTCTGCTCAAACGAAACTCGAAAACCGCAAACCGTTTTATGACAATGATTTTATTGAATTTGTGTATAGTCTACCTAATGAACTAAGATCGAACAGTTACATTTATAATAAGATGCTTATTAAGTTTTTCCCAGCAACATTTAAATTCATTCCATGGCAAAAAACAGGCATGCCGATAAGCGCACCTAAAAACATCGCAAAAGGATATCGTTTATACCGTGGGTGCAAATCCTTAACCAATAGCCTATTAAGAAAAATAAGTTTGTCCCCCATGTTTAAAGATAATACAAATTATGTGGATTATAACAATTGGATGCGGAATAACAAAGAACTAAGAAAGTATATATATGATACACTTTTAAGTGAAAAATCAATGAATAGAGGTTATTTTAATTCAGAATTCCTCAAAAAACTCATAGATGATCATATGAAAGGGAAGAAAAGTCATGCCCAAATCATTGGACTATTCTTAACATTTGAATTGTTTAACAGGATGTTTATAGATGGTGAGAAATTATGA
- a CDS encoding glycosyltransferase family 4 protein, whose translation MTPKKVKILFLKNIDRPFIENDLKILTKYFEVKVVHSSFKKESIRSNIQCIYNIFKGVIWADVTYSWFADYHAFFANVFLKIFRKKSIIVIGGFEVAKVPEIEYGSMLYPRSARRVKYLLNNTNKLLAVSEFNKKEILKYTDSKNICLVYNGVDYTKLNPKNKIKNLSSIKNDIVITVCGIDKYTVKRKGLETFIKSAKELPEVRFIVIGKWMDNSIDYLRSIATNNVEFTGFVSENELTEWYLKAKVYCQLSLYESFGMALAESMCFECVPVVSNNAALPEVVGNVGFLVPYGDEEATAEAIKKALKSNKGKEARERIKNTFSLDRRENELLKVIKEVIDDEL comes from the coding sequence ATGACTCCAAAAAAAGTGAAAATTTTGTTCCTGAAAAATATTGATAGGCCATTTATTGAAAACGATTTAAAAATATTAACAAAGTATTTTGAAGTAAAGGTTGTACATTCTTCATTCAAAAAAGAAAGCATAAGAAGTAATATACAATGTATATACAATATATTTAAGGGTGTTATATGGGCTGATGTAACTTATTCTTGGTTTGCCGATTATCATGCATTTTTTGCGAATGTTTTTTTAAAAATATTTCGAAAGAAATCAATAATAGTTATTGGTGGGTTTGAGGTTGCTAAAGTCCCAGAAATTGAATATGGTTCAATGCTATATCCTCGCTCTGCTCGCAGAGTTAAATATTTGTTAAATAACACAAATAAATTGCTCGCTGTTTCTGAGTTTAATAAGAAGGAAATTTTGAAATATACTGATTCTAAAAATATTTGTCTTGTATATAACGGCGTTGATTACACAAAACTAAATCCAAAAAACAAAATAAAAAATTTATCATCAATAAAAAATGACATCGTAATTACAGTTTGTGGAATAGATAAATATACAGTTAAAAGAAAAGGACTTGAAACTTTTATAAAATCTGCAAAAGAATTACCAGAAGTGCGTTTTATAGTCATCGGGAAGTGGATGGATAATTCAATAGATTATTTAAGATCCATAGCAACAAATAATGTTGAATTTACAGGATTTGTCTCAGAGAATGAGTTAACTGAATGGTATTTAAAGGCAAAAGTTTACTGTCAACTTTCACTTTACGAATCATTTGGAATGGCTCTTGCAGAATCAATGTGCTTTGAATGTGTACCAGTAGTCTCTAATAATGCGGCATTACCTGAAGTTGTTGGAAACGTTGGATTTTTAGTTCCATATGGGGATGAAGAAGCAACTGCTGAAGCTATTAAGAAGGCATTGAAATCAAATAAAGGAAAAGAAGCGAGAGAGAGAATAAAGAATACATTCTCATTAGATAGAAGAGAAAATGAATTGTTAAAGGTAATAAAAGAAGTTATTGATGACGAACTATAA